In Streptomyces sp. NBC_00414, a single window of DNA contains:
- a CDS encoding alcohol dehydrogenase catalytic domain-containing protein translates to MRALTWQGKRDVRVETVPDPRIEKPDDIIVRITSTGLCGSDLHLYELFGPFIDPGDILGHEPMGIVEEVGPDVTAFAPGDRVVIPFNVSCRDCYMCDQGLQSQCETTQVRERGSGASLFGYTKLYGQVPGAQAEFLRVPFGNKLPIKVPEGPPDDRYVYLSDVLPTAWQAVEYAAVPQGGSVTVLGLGPIGDMATRIAQHRGAGLVIGVDPVKERLTRASAHGVTCFDARMDGKDLAEAVRDLTGGRGTDAVIDAVGMEAHGSPFAKAAHWLTGLLPDAVAQPMMEKVGVDRMGALYAGIELVRRGGTLSISGVYGGAVSPMPLLTMFDKQIQVRMGQANVWRWVEDILPLLTDEDPLGVDTFKTHEMPLEDAPKAYAMFQAKEDGMVKTLLKP, encoded by the coding sequence ATGCGTGCACTGACCTGGCAGGGCAAGCGGGACGTCCGGGTGGAGACCGTGCCGGATCCACGCATCGAGAAGCCCGACGACATCATCGTCAGGATCACCTCCACCGGCCTCTGCGGTTCCGACCTCCACCTGTACGAACTCTTCGGACCCTTCATCGACCCCGGCGACATCCTCGGCCACGAGCCGATGGGCATCGTGGAGGAGGTGGGACCGGACGTCACCGCCTTCGCCCCCGGTGACCGGGTGGTCATCCCCTTCAACGTCTCCTGCCGCGACTGTTACATGTGCGACCAGGGGCTCCAGTCGCAGTGCGAGACGACCCAGGTCCGCGAGCGCGGCAGCGGCGCCTCGCTGTTCGGGTACACCAAGCTGTACGGGCAGGTGCCGGGCGCGCAGGCGGAGTTCCTGCGGGTGCCGTTCGGCAACAAACTCCCCATCAAGGTCCCCGAGGGGCCTCCCGACGACCGCTACGTCTATCTGTCGGACGTCCTGCCCACCGCCTGGCAGGCGGTGGAGTACGCGGCCGTTCCGCAGGGTGGCAGCGTCACGGTGCTGGGCCTCGGGCCCATCGGTGACATGGCCACCCGCATCGCCCAGCACCGCGGCGCCGGCCTGGTCATCGGCGTGGACCCGGTCAAGGAGCGTCTCACCCGGGCCAGCGCCCACGGAGTCACGTGCTTCGACGCCCGTATGGACGGCAAGGACCTCGCGGAGGCCGTCCGGGACCTCACCGGCGGGCGCGGGACCGACGCCGTCATCGACGCCGTCGGCATGGAGGCGCACGGGTCGCCGTTCGCCAAGGCGGCCCACTGGCTCACGGGCCTGCTGCCCGACGCCGTGGCGCAGCCGATGATGGAGAAGGTGGGTGTCGACCGCATGGGAGCCCTGTACGCCGGCATCGAGCTGGTGCGCCGCGGCGGCACGCTCTCCATCTCCGGTGTCTACGGCGGCGCGGTCAGCCCGATGCCGCTCCTGACGATGTTCGACAAGCAGATCCAGGTGCGGATGGGGCAGGCCAACGTGTGGCGGTGGGTCGAGGACATCCTGCCGCTGCTCACGGACGAGGATCCGCTCGGTGTGGACACGTTCAAGACGCATGAGATGCCGTTGGAGGACGCGCCCAAGGCGTACGCGATGTTCCAGGCCAAGGAGGACGGGATGGTCAAGACGCTCTTGAAGCCGTGA
- a CDS encoding alpha/beta hydrolase has translation MRKVTAFGSAGALVTATLIAGAVAAPTANAESRHGRNSHVSQTRGAEIAAARAAKAGIDWQDCPADWGIAKPIQCGWVTVPLDYAKPDGKKIKLAVDRIGNTGTKAERQGALVYNPGGPGGSGLRFPTRVTNKNPLWVNTSKAYDFVGFDPRGVGHSAPISCIDPQEFVKAPKMDPVPDSEADKRAQRKLAAEYADGCAERSGEMLPQMTTPNTVRDLDVIRAALGEKKLNFLGVSYGTYIAAVYGTLYPNHVRRMIADSVVNPSREKIWYEANLDQDVAFEMRWKDWQDWVAKNDAAFHLGDTRAEVQAQWLKLRATAKKNPIGGVVGPAELIGFFQSAPYYDSSWVPVATVFSKYVAGDTQALVDAAAPDLTDTAGNIASENGNAVYTAVECTDAKWPTSWKKWDRDNSRLHKNYPFMTWANAWLNLPCATWPAKQQTPVNVKTGKGLPPVLIVQSTRDAATPYEGAVELHKRFKGSRLITEKDAGSHGVTGLANPCVNEKVDTYLLTGKVGAADVTCTPHATPKP, from the coding sequence GACGCGCGGCGCCGAGATCGCCGCCGCCCGCGCGGCCAAGGCCGGCATCGACTGGCAGGACTGTCCGGCGGACTGGGGTATCGCGAAGCCCATCCAGTGCGGCTGGGTCACCGTGCCGCTCGACTACGCGAAGCCCGACGGCAAGAAGATCAAGCTCGCCGTCGACCGCATCGGCAACACGGGCACCAAGGCGGAGCGCCAGGGCGCCCTCGTCTACAACCCGGGCGGCCCCGGCGGCTCCGGACTGCGCTTCCCGACCCGGGTCACCAACAAGAACCCGCTGTGGGTGAACACCTCGAAGGCGTACGACTTCGTGGGCTTCGACCCGCGCGGTGTCGGCCACTCGGCGCCCATCTCCTGCATCGACCCGCAGGAGTTCGTGAAGGCGCCCAAGATGGACCCGGTGCCGGACTCCGAGGCCGACAAGCGCGCCCAGCGCAAGCTCGCCGCCGAGTACGCGGACGGCTGCGCCGAGCGCAGCGGCGAGATGCTGCCGCAGATGACGACCCCGAACACCGTCCGCGACCTGGACGTCATCCGGGCAGCGCTCGGCGAGAAGAAGCTCAACTTCCTGGGCGTCTCCTACGGCACGTACATCGCCGCCGTCTACGGCACGCTCTACCCGAACCACGTGCGCCGCATGATCGCGGACAGCGTCGTCAACCCGTCGCGCGAGAAGATCTGGTACGAGGCCAACCTCGACCAGGACGTCGCCTTCGAGATGCGCTGGAAGGACTGGCAGGACTGGGTCGCCAAGAACGACGCGGCCTTCCACCTCGGCGACACCCGGGCCGAGGTCCAGGCCCAGTGGCTGAAGCTGCGCGCCACCGCCAAGAAGAACCCCATCGGTGGTGTCGTCGGCCCGGCCGAGCTCATCGGCTTCTTCCAGAGCGCGCCCTACTACGACTCCTCGTGGGTGCCGGTCGCGACCGTCTTCAGCAAGTACGTCGCCGGTGACACCCAGGCGCTCGTCGACGCCGCCGCGCCGGACCTCACCGACACGGCGGGCAACATCGCCTCGGAGAACGGCAACGCCGTCTACACGGCCGTCGAGTGCACCGACGCCAAGTGGCCCACCAGCTGGAAGAAGTGGGACCGCGACAACAGCAGGCTGCACAAGAACTACCCGTTCATGACGTGGGCCAACGCCTGGCTGAACCTGCCGTGCGCGACCTGGCCCGCCAAGCAGCAGACCCCGGTGAACGTGAAGACCGGCAAGGGTCTGCCGCCCGTCCTGATCGTGCAGTCCACGCGTGACGCCGCCACGCCGTACGAAGGCGCCGTCGAACTGCACAAGCGGTTCAAGGGCTCCCGCCTGATCACCGAGAAGGACGCGGGCTCGCACGGTGTGACGGGGCTGGCCAACCCGTGCGTCAACGAGAAGGTGGACACCTACCTGCTCACCGGCAAGGTCGGCGCGGCCGATGTGACGTGCACGCCGCACGCCACGCCCAAGCCGTAG
- a CDS encoding NAD-dependent epimerase/dehydratase family protein — protein MVIGATGQIGRAAVGALARDGWEVTALSRGGVPDEERPEDWPDGVRTARVDRADDSALAAAVGDDCDVLVDMVAYGPEHARQLAGLAGRVGSAVVISSVSVYEDDKGRNFDSQDEPDGFPRYPVPLAEGQRTITPGESSYSTRKAGLERELLAAADRLPTTVLRAGAVHGPHCRTPRELYFVKRNLDGRARRVLAFGGVSRFHPVSVHTVAELVRLAAARPGTRVLNAVDPDAPTVAEIAASIDAVMGAGPETVLVDGPPPAPGVGDTPWSVPHPVVCDMTAAERELGYRPVTRYADTLPETIAWIEGRPTGRRQDGGGRRADGDWREAYPKMFATYGDLFDYAAEDAWLAGRDA, from the coding sequence GTGGTGATCGGGGCGACGGGACAGATCGGGCGGGCGGCCGTGGGCGCGCTGGCCCGGGACGGCTGGGAGGTGACGGCTCTCTCGCGAGGCGGCGTACCGGACGAGGAGCGGCCCGAGGACTGGCCCGACGGGGTACGGACCGCGCGGGTGGACCGCGCCGACGACTCCGCCCTGGCCGCCGCCGTCGGCGACGACTGCGACGTGCTGGTGGACATGGTGGCCTACGGACCCGAGCACGCACGCCAGTTGGCGGGTCTGGCCGGTCGCGTCGGATCGGCCGTGGTGATCTCCAGCGTGTCGGTGTACGAGGACGACAAGGGCCGTAACTTCGACTCGCAGGACGAGCCGGACGGGTTCCCCCGGTACCCGGTGCCCCTGGCGGAGGGCCAACGGACGATCACGCCCGGCGAGTCCTCGTACAGCACCCGCAAGGCGGGGCTTGAGCGTGAACTCCTCGCCGCCGCGGACCGGTTGCCGACCACGGTGCTGCGGGCGGGCGCCGTTCACGGGCCGCACTGCCGAACGCCCCGCGAGCTGTATTTCGTCAAACGCAATCTGGACGGCCGGGCTCGGCGCGTCCTCGCCTTCGGGGGCGTGAGCCGCTTCCATCCGGTGAGCGTCCACACCGTCGCGGAGCTGGTCCGGCTGGCCGCCGCGCGTCCGGGCACCCGCGTCCTGAACGCCGTGGACCCCGACGCGCCCACGGTGGCGGAGATCGCCGCTTCGATCGACGCCGTGATGGGAGCCGGACCCGAGACCGTCCTGGTCGACGGGCCCCCTCCGGCGCCGGGCGTGGGCGACACCCCGTGGTCGGTGCCTCATCCGGTGGTCTGCGACATGACGGCGGCGGAGCGGGAGTTGGGGTACCGGCCGGTGACGCGGTACGCCGACACGCTGCCGGAGACGATCGCCTGGATCGAGGGCCGGCCGACCGGGCGCCGACAGGACGGCGGGGGCCGGCGGGCCGACGGGGACTGGCGGGAGGCGTACCCGAAGATGTTCGCGACGTACGGCGACCTCTTCGACTACGCGGCCGAGGACGCCTGGCTGGCCGGGCGGGACGCCTGA
- a CDS encoding lysophospholipid acyltransferase family protein translates to MFYYVLKYVILGPLLRLVFRPRIEGLEHVPATGAAIVAGNHLSFSDHFLMPAILKRRITFLAKAEYFTGPGIKGRLTAFFFRSAGQIPVDRSGKEAGKAAIREGLGVLSKDELLGIYPEGTRSHDGRLYKGKVGVAVMALRAEVPVIPCAMIGTFEAQPPGRKIPKIHPVAIRFGKPLDFSRYAGMENEKAILRAITDEIMYAILTLSEQEYVDRYAADVKAEEAAEKAKARKFPRMPLR, encoded by the coding sequence TTGTTCTATTACGTTCTCAAGTACGTGATCCTGGGACCGCTGTTGCGGCTGGTCTTCCGGCCCCGGATCGAGGGCCTGGAGCACGTACCGGCGACGGGCGCGGCCATCGTCGCGGGCAATCACCTGTCGTTCTCGGACCACTTCCTGATGCCCGCGATCCTCAAGCGGCGCATCACGTTCCTCGCCAAGGCCGAGTACTTCACGGGCCCCGGCATCAAGGGCCGGCTGACGGCGTTCTTCTTCCGCAGCGCCGGGCAGATCCCCGTGGACCGCTCCGGCAAGGAGGCGGGCAAGGCGGCGATCCGTGAGGGGCTCGGCGTGCTGAGCAAGGACGAGCTGCTCGGCATCTACCCGGAGGGCACCCGCTCGCACGACGGCCGCCTCTACAAGGGCAAGGTCGGCGTCGCGGTGATGGCACTGAGGGCGGAGGTGCCCGTCATCCCGTGCGCGATGATCGGCACGTTCGAGGCCCAGCCCCCGGGCCGGAAGATCCCCAAGATCCACCCCGTGGCGATCCGCTTCGGCAAGCCCCTCGACTTCTCCCGCTACGCGGGCATGGAGAACGAGAAGGCGATCCTTCGCGCCATCACCGACGAGATCATGTACGCGATCCTCACTCTCTCCGAGCAGGAGTACGTGGACCGGTACGCGGCCGACGTGAAGGCGGAGGAGGCGGCCGAGAAGGCGAAGGCGCGCAAGTTCCCGCGCATGCCGCTGCGCTGA
- the ddaH gene encoding dimethylargininase gives MPMSRVPRTRRFLVCEPRHFAVQYAINPWMREDTQVDVELARGQWAELISAYRAHGHTVDSVEPVAGLPDMVFAANSALVVAGRVFGSLFHAPQRRPESTAYETWFKNAGFDVHQPESVCEGEGDLVFVGRVLLAGTGFRTARAAHHEAQEFFGVPTVSLTLVDPRFYHLDTALFVLDDGPEANIAYYPEAFSAGSREVLRLLFPDAVIATHEDAMVFGLNSVSDGRHVFIAPRAEALAGELDRHGYVPVPVDLSEFQKAGGGIKCCTQEIRS, from the coding sequence GTGCCCATGAGCCGTGTGCCGCGTACCAGACGGTTTCTGGTCTGCGAACCCAGACACTTCGCCGTGCAGTACGCCATCAATCCCTGGATGCGTGAGGACACACAGGTCGACGTCGAGCTGGCCCGGGGCCAGTGGGCGGAGCTGATCTCCGCCTACCGCGCCCACGGCCACACCGTCGACAGCGTCGAGCCGGTCGCCGGTCTGCCGGACATGGTCTTCGCCGCGAACTCGGCGCTGGTCGTGGCGGGCCGGGTCTTCGGCTCGCTCTTCCACGCCCCGCAGCGCCGCCCGGAGTCGACCGCGTACGAGACGTGGTTCAAGAACGCGGGCTTCGACGTCCACCAGCCCGAGTCGGTGTGCGAGGGCGAGGGCGACCTGGTCTTCGTCGGCCGCGTCCTCCTGGCGGGCACCGGATTCCGTACGGCACGGGCCGCCCACCACGAGGCGCAGGAGTTCTTCGGCGTCCCCACGGTCAGCCTCACGCTGGTGGACCCCCGCTTCTACCACCTCGACACCGCGCTGTTCGTGCTCGACGACGGCCCCGAGGCGAACATCGCGTACTACCCCGAGGCGTTCTCGGCGGGCAGCCGCGAGGTGCTCCGCCTACTCTTTCCTGACGCGGTGATCGCCACTCACGAGGACGCGATGGTGTTCGGGCTGAACTCCGTCTCGGACGGCCGCCACGTCTTCATCGCGCCGCGCGCCGAGGCCCTCGCGGGCGAGCTCGACCGCCACGGCTACGTTCCCGTCCCCGTCGACCTCTCGGAGTTCCAGAAGGCCGGCGGCGGCATCAAGTGCTGCACCCAGGAGATCCGCTCATGA
- the rocD gene encoding ornithine--oxo-acid transaminase codes for MTVAPSRSLRSSAELIRAEEPVLAHNYHPLPVVVARAEGAWVEDVEGRRYLDMLAGYSALNFGHRHPALIEAAHRQLDQLTLTSRAFHNDRLAGFAESLARLTGLDMVLPMNTGAEAVESAIKVARKWAYDVKGVPADRATVVVAADNFHGRTTTIVSFSTDESARAGFGPFTPGFRVVPYNDLAALEAAIDETTAAVLIEPIQGEAGVVIPDDGYLRGVRELTRRTGCLFIADEIQSGLGRTGRTLAVEHEGVVPDMVLLGKALGGGIVPVSAVVARREVLQVLRPGEHGSTFGGNPLAAAVGSAVVELLETGEFQRRAEEAGVVLRDGLAALVGKGVQGFRARGLWAGVDIDPAIGTGREISESLMREGILVKDTHGSTIRLAPPLTITNEELRTALGTLETVLRTA; via the coding sequence ATGACTGTCGCGCCCAGCCGTTCCCTGCGCTCGTCCGCCGAGCTGATCCGGGCCGAGGAGCCCGTCCTCGCGCACAACTACCACCCGCTGCCCGTGGTCGTCGCCCGCGCCGAGGGCGCCTGGGTCGAGGACGTCGAGGGCCGTCGCTACCTCGACATGCTGGCCGGTTACTCGGCCCTCAACTTCGGGCACCGCCACCCGGCCCTGATCGAGGCCGCGCACCGTCAGCTCGACCAGCTGACGCTGACCTCGCGCGCCTTCCACAACGACCGGCTGGCCGGGTTCGCCGAGTCGCTGGCCCGGCTGACCGGTCTGGACATGGTGCTGCCGATGAACACCGGCGCCGAGGCCGTGGAGAGTGCCATCAAGGTGGCCCGCAAGTGGGCGTACGACGTGAAGGGCGTCCCCGCCGACCGAGCGACCGTCGTGGTGGCCGCGGACAACTTCCACGGCCGTACGACGACGATCGTCAGCTTCTCCACCGACGAGAGCGCCCGTGCGGGGTTCGGCCCCTTCACGCCGGGGTTCCGCGTGGTCCCGTACAACGACCTCGCCGCGCTCGAAGCGGCGATCGACGAGACGACGGCGGCCGTGCTGATCGAGCCGATCCAGGGCGAGGCGGGAGTCGTCATCCCGGACGACGGCTATCTGCGGGGTGTCCGCGAGCTGACCCGGCGGACGGGGTGCCTGTTCATCGCCGACGAGATCCAGTCGGGCCTCGGGCGCACGGGCCGCACGCTGGCCGTGGAGCACGAGGGTGTCGTCCCGGACATGGTGCTGCTCGGCAAGGCGCTCGGCGGTGGCATCGTGCCGGTCTCCGCGGTGGTCGCGCGGCGGGAGGTGCTCCAGGTGCTGCGGCCGGGCGAGCACGGCTCGACGTTCGGCGGCAACCCGCTGGCCGCGGCGGTCGGCTCGGCGGTGGTGGAGCTGCTGGAGACCGGCGAGTTCCAGCGCCGGGCCGAGGAGGCGGGCGTCGTGCTGCGGGACGGTCTGGCGGCCCTCGTCGGCAAGGGCGTACAGGGCTTCCGGGCGCGGGGCCTGTGGGCGGGCGTCGACATCGACCCCGCCATCGGTACGGGCCGCGAGATCAGCGAGTCGCTGATGCGCGAGGGAATCCTGGTGAAGGACACCCACGGCTCGACCATCCGCCTGGCCCCACCGCTCACGATCACGAACGAGGAACTCCGCACGGCCCTGGGCACCCTGGAAACGGTGCTGCGCACGGCCTAG
- a CDS encoding sodium/solute symporter: MNENYAVPAVALVVVATVFVGAFGLRISRTTSDFYVASRTVGPRLNAAAISGEYLSAASFLGIAGLVLVQGPDMLWYPVGYTAGYLVLLIFVAAPLRRSGAYTLPDFAEARLASQGMRRLAGAFVVGVGWLYLLPQLQGAGLTLNVLTGASKSLGGVIVAVVVVATVAAGGMRSITFVQAFQYWLKLTALLVPALFLVLAWQDDGAPRHPFDEPAMFREHRVVRVDAGLDLKLDRPLTVTADGTVDDVRYESKRVRLPAGVHRIEGGTRLSFAKGDPVPVADRGSNGGMSTSLAAGREERPLYATYGLILATFLGTMGLPHVVVRFYTSPHGVAARRTTVAVLVLIGFFYLLPPLYGALGRLYAPELTLTGDADAAVLLLPDRVIGGLGGDLLGALVAGGAFAAFLSTASGLTMAVAGVLTQDVLPSRGVRHFRLGTALAMIVPLAASMLVGGLPVADAVGLAFAVSASSFCPLLVLGIWWHRLTPPGAAAGMLVGGGSALLAVAATMAGFPGTGSLHALLAWPALWSVPLGFLTMVLVSLATPGRVPVGTAAILARFHLPEELAGGQVRTEAKDTREIKA, from the coding sequence GTGAACGAGAACTACGCCGTCCCGGCGGTCGCCCTCGTGGTCGTCGCGACCGTCTTCGTCGGCGCCTTCGGCCTGCGCATATCCCGCACCACCTCCGACTTCTACGTGGCCTCCCGCACGGTCGGCCCCCGCCTGAACGCGGCGGCCATCAGCGGCGAGTACCTCTCCGCCGCCTCCTTCCTCGGCATCGCGGGCCTCGTCCTCGTCCAGGGCCCGGACATGCTCTGGTACCCCGTCGGCTACACCGCCGGCTATCTCGTCCTGCTGATCTTCGTCGCGGCCCCGCTGCGCCGCTCCGGCGCGTACACCCTGCCCGACTTCGCCGAGGCCCGGCTCGCCTCGCAGGGCATGCGCCGGCTGGCCGGAGCCTTCGTCGTCGGCGTCGGCTGGCTGTACCTCCTGCCCCAGCTCCAGGGCGCGGGACTGACGCTGAACGTGCTCACCGGGGCGTCCAAGTCCCTCGGCGGCGTCATCGTCGCGGTCGTCGTGGTGGCGACCGTCGCCGCGGGCGGCATGCGCAGCATCACCTTCGTCCAGGCCTTCCAGTACTGGCTCAAGCTCACCGCCCTGCTCGTCCCCGCGCTCTTCCTCGTCCTCGCCTGGCAGGACGACGGGGCGCCGCGCCACCCCTTCGACGAACCGGCCATGTTCCGCGAGCACCGGGTCGTACGCGTCGACGCCGGACTCGACCTGAAGCTGGACCGGCCGCTCACCGTCACCGCGGACGGCACGGTCGACGACGTCCGCTACGAGAGCAAGCGGGTCCGGCTGCCCGCGGGCGTCCACCGCATCGAGGGGGGCACCCGGCTGTCCTTCGCCAAGGGCGACCCCGTGCCCGTCGCCGACCGCGGCAGCAACGGCGGCATGTCCACCTCACTCGCCGCCGGCCGCGAGGAACGCCCGCTGTACGCCACGTACGGGCTGATCCTCGCGACCTTCCTCGGCACCATGGGGCTGCCCCACGTCGTCGTCCGCTTCTACACCAGCCCGCACGGCGTGGCCGCCCGCCGCACCACCGTCGCCGTGCTGGTGCTGATCGGCTTCTTCTACCTGCTGCCCCCGCTCTACGGCGCGCTGGGCCGCCTGTACGCCCCCGAGCTGACCCTGACCGGTGACGCCGACGCGGCCGTCCTGCTGCTGCCCGACCGGGTCATCGGCGGGCTCGGCGGGGACCTGCTCGGCGCGCTGGTGGCCGGCGGGGCCTTCGCCGCGTTCCTGTCCACGGCGTCGGGCCTCACCATGGCCGTGGCGGGCGTGCTGACCCAGGACGTCCTGCCCTCGCGCGGCGTACGGCACTTCCGGCTCGGTACGGCCCTCGCCATGATCGTGCCGCTCGCGGCGAGCATGCTCGTGGGCGGACTGCCGGTCGCCGACGCCGTGGGACTCGCCTTCGCGGTGTCCGCCTCCTCGTTCTGCCCGCTGCTCGTCCTCGGCATCTGGTGGCACCGGCTCACCCCGCCCGGCGCCGCCGCCGGGATGCTCGTCGGCGGCGGCTCGGCGCTCCTCGCGGTCGCGGCCACGATGGCCGGCTTCCCGGGGACGGGCTCGCTGCACGCACTCCTCGCCTGGCCCGCGCTGTGGTCGGTGCCGCTGGGCTTCCTCACGATGGTCCTGGTGTCCCTGGCGACACCCGGCCGCGTACCGGTCGGGACGGCGGCGATCCTCGCCCGCTTCCATCTGCCGGAGGAACTGGCCGGGGGACAGGTACGTACGGAGGCCAAGGACACCAGGGAGATCAAGGCATGA
- a CDS encoding Lrp/AsnC family transcriptional regulator, with the protein MRPTSASFDDLDRKIVTALMANARTSFAEIGAAIGLSATAVKRRADRLRETGVITGFTATVKPAALGWRTEAYVEVYCEGAAPPRRLAEVVRNHPEITAAMTVTGGADALLHVRARDVEHFEEVLERIRVEPFIRKTVSFMVLSHLLPESPEAGANQPAPEA; encoded by the coding sequence ATGAGACCCACGTCCGCTTCCTTCGACGATCTCGACCGGAAGATCGTCACCGCTCTGATGGCGAACGCCCGCACGAGTTTCGCCGAGATCGGTGCGGCGATCGGGCTGTCCGCCACGGCGGTCAAGCGCCGGGCGGACCGGCTGCGCGAGACGGGCGTGATCACGGGGTTCACGGCGACGGTGAAACCGGCCGCGCTGGGCTGGCGTACGGAGGCCTATGTGGAGGTGTACTGCGAGGGCGCGGCGCCGCCGCGGCGCCTCGCCGAGGTGGTGCGCAACCATCCGGAGATCACGGCCGCGATGACGGTGACGGGTGGGGCGGACGCGCTGCTGCATGTGCGGGCCCGGGACGTGGAGCACTTCGAGGAGGTGCTTGAACGGATCCGGGTGGAGCCGTTCATCCGCAAGACGGTCAGCTTCATGGTGCTGTCCCATCTGCTGCCGGAGAGCCCGGAGGCGGGGGCGAACCAGCCGGCTCCGGAGGCGTGA
- a CDS encoding LytR/AlgR family response regulator transcription factor translates to MLRALAVDDEPPSLEELLYLLDADPRVSSVEGASDATTALRRINRALDSGPGGDEGIDVVFLDIHMPGLDGLDMARLLAGFAKPPLVVFVTAHEGFAVQAFDLKAVDYVLKPVRRERLAEAVRRAVEQMDAAPLIPVHEPDPDHISVELGGVTRFVAVEDITHVEAQGDYARLHTDQGSHLVRIPLSTLEERWRSRGFVRIHRRHLVALGHISELRLDAGTVSVLVDSVELQVSRRHARELRDLLMRRTAS, encoded by the coding sequence ATGCTGCGCGCCCTCGCCGTCGACGACGAACCGCCCTCCCTCGAGGAACTGCTCTATCTGCTGGACGCCGATCCACGGGTGAGCAGTGTCGAAGGCGCGAGCGACGCCACGACGGCGCTGCGGCGCATCAACCGGGCCCTGGACAGCGGCCCCGGCGGCGACGAGGGCATCGACGTCGTCTTCCTCGACATCCACATGCCGGGGCTCGACGGACTCGACATGGCGCGGCTGCTCGCCGGGTTCGCCAAGCCGCCGCTCGTCGTGTTCGTCACCGCCCACGAGGGATTCGCCGTCCAGGCCTTCGACCTCAAGGCCGTCGACTACGTCCTGAAGCCGGTCCGCAGGGAACGCCTCGCCGAGGCCGTCCGCCGGGCCGTCGAGCAGATGGACGCGGCCCCGCTGATACCCGTGCACGAACCCGACCCGGACCACATATCCGTCGAGCTCGGTGGGGTCACCCGCTTCGTCGCCGTCGAGGACATCACCCATGTCGAGGCCCAGGGCGACTACGCGCGGCTGCACACCGACCAGGGCAGCCATCTCGTCCGCATCCCCCTGTCCACCCTCGAAGAGCGCTGGCGCTCGCGCGGTTTCGTCCGCATCCACCGCCGCCATCTCGTCGCTCTCGGTCACATCAGCGAGCTCCGCCTGGACGCGGGTACCGTGAGCGTCCTGGTCGACTCGGTCGAGCTCCAGGTCAGTCGCCGTCACGCACGAGAACTGCGGGACCTGCTGATGCGCCGGACCGCGAGCTGA
- a CDS encoding FUSC family protein, which yields MWHALTWEAAAVGRSVRRCFAEAGPERDTAVQSLKAAGAALLAWALAGWWWNAPMALLAPWTALFLVQSTVYRSLLTALQQVVVVLTGTLLAAGALALTHNTMAAMALALPLTVLLGNYARLGTQGLYAPTAALFVLAYGSYSGFDIMHRLLETLLGAAIGIAVNAGVRPPVHSRRVHHLRGRLPQDCAYLLHTVADGVEESYDQERARGWYDSAVRLTDVVTELRTARRWSDESDRFNPGRRLRRSASAAAPPPADRDFTWDRITERIRAATRSLSEAAALPDPVPGILSPLLRAAGDVLDSRDGTADERHRALDTATAAQHRLASVVADGRPGTAPALDGLITDLRRLLEDLSPVADSWDGETSRDAP from the coding sequence GTGTGGCATGCCCTCACCTGGGAGGCCGCCGCCGTCGGGCGTTCGGTGCGCCGGTGCTTCGCCGAGGCCGGGCCGGAGCGCGACACCGCGGTCCAGTCCCTCAAGGCGGCGGGCGCCGCGCTGCTGGCCTGGGCGCTCGCCGGCTGGTGGTGGAACGCGCCGATGGCACTCCTGGCCCCGTGGACCGCGCTGTTCCTGGTGCAGAGCACCGTCTACCGTTCGCTGCTGACCGCCCTGCAGCAGGTCGTGGTGGTCCTCACCGGCACCCTGCTCGCCGCCGGCGCCCTCGCGCTGACCCACAACACCATGGCCGCGATGGCGCTGGCGCTGCCCCTGACGGTGCTGCTCGGCAACTACGCGCGGCTCGGCACCCAGGGCCTCTACGCGCCGACGGCCGCGCTGTTCGTCCTCGCCTACGGCTCCTACAGCGGCTTCGACATCATGCACCGGCTGCTGGAGACCCTGCTCGGAGCTGCCATCGGAATCGCCGTGAACGCCGGTGTCCGGCCGCCGGTCCACTCCCGCCGCGTCCACCATCTGCGCGGCCGACTGCCGCAGGACTGCGCCTACTTGCTGCACACGGTCGCCGACGGCGTCGAGGAGTCGTACGACCAGGAGCGGGCCCGCGGCTGGTACGACAGCGCGGTGCGGCTGACCGACGTGGTGACGGAACTGCGGACCGCGCGACGCTGGTCGGACGAGAGCGACCGCTTCAACCCGGGGCGCAGGCTGCGCCGTTCGGCCTCCGCGGCCGCGCCGCCGCCCGCCGACCGGGACTTCACCTGGGACCGGATCACCGAGCGCATCAGGGCTGCCACGCGTTCGCTGTCCGAGGCCGCCGCGCTCCCCGACCCCGTACCGGGCATCCTGTCGCCGCTGCTGCGGGCGGCCGGTGACGTCCTCGACTCGCGGGACGGCACGGCCGACGAGCGCCACCGCGCCCTGGACACGGCGACGGCGGCCCAGCACCGGCTGGCCTCGGTCGTGGCCGACGGCCGTCCCGGGACCGCGCCCGCGCTGGACGGTCTGATCACGGACCTCCGGCGGCTCCTTGAGGACCTGTCCCCGGTGGCCGACTCATGGGACGGCGAGACCTCACGCGACGCCCCGTGA